A portion of the Stella humosa genome contains these proteins:
- a CDS encoding HupE/UreJ family protein, with translation MFIKAIAAGTAWLFMATGASAHHAMDGQLPDTLMGGLLSGLGHPVIGWDHLAFVVGIGILSMVAGLGVAPILCFVLATVAGCLLHVLGADLPAAEVAIALSILALAALLVVGWRRVPALLALVALAGVFHGYAYGESIVGAEATPLLAYLVGFALIQAAIAIAAARLAAWIAAGSGARAGGLAQVSGAVLVLVAAAALLG, from the coding sequence ATGTTCATCAAGGCGATCGCGGCCGGCACGGCCTGGCTTTTCATGGCAACCGGGGCCAGCGCCCACCACGCGATGGACGGGCAACTGCCCGACACGCTGATGGGCGGGCTCCTGTCCGGCCTGGGCCATCCCGTCATCGGCTGGGACCACCTGGCCTTCGTGGTCGGCATCGGCATCCTGTCGATGGTGGCTGGGCTGGGCGTGGCGCCGATCCTCTGCTTCGTGCTGGCCACCGTGGCCGGCTGCCTCTTGCATGTCCTGGGCGCCGACCTGCCGGCGGCCGAGGTCGCCATCGCCCTGTCGATCCTGGCGCTCGCGGCCCTGCTTGTCGTCGGCTGGCGCCGGGTGCCGGCCCTGCTGGCGCTCGTAGCCCTTGCCGGCGTCTTCCACGGCTATGCCTATGGCGAGAGCATCGTCGGCGCGGAGGCGACGCCGCTGCTGGCCTACCTGGTTGGCTTCGCCCTGATCCAGGCCGCGATCGCCATCGCGGCGGCCCGGCTGGCTGCCTGGATCGCGGCCGGCTCTGGCGCGCGGGCCGGCGGGCTGGCCCAGGTCTCGGGCGCCGTGCTCGTCCTGGTGGCGGCCGCCGCGCTGCTGGGCTAG
- a CDS encoding TetR/AcrR family transcriptional regulator: MSIGEPAEATARRGFNKLPPEIRRQQLIEATFRALCLYGDAGTSVRSIAALAGLSQGMVRHHFQTKGELLAATTRHLSDRFYDAAALASAAAGPDPLAQLRAILLVGLRPPILERDYVRARYILWSLSQSDAAMRAAHEETYGRLRRRLEGLLAEIAARNDSAIDPVETARLLMALLKGAWVEWLVSPEGCDPERIVAGFLPMLEDRLAR, translated from the coding sequence TTGTCCATTGGAGAACCCGCCGAGGCGACGGCGCGCCGCGGCTTCAACAAGCTGCCGCCGGAGATACGTCGCCAGCAACTGATCGAGGCGACCTTTCGCGCGCTCTGTCTTTATGGCGACGCCGGCACCAGCGTGCGCTCGATCGCGGCCCTGGCCGGCCTGTCGCAGGGCATGGTGCGGCACCATTTCCAGACCAAGGGCGAACTGCTGGCGGCGACCACCCGCCACCTGTCCGACCGCTTCTACGACGCGGCCGCCCTGGCGAGTGCCGCGGCCGGACCCGATCCGCTGGCACAACTGCGCGCCATTCTGCTGGTCGGCCTGCGGCCGCCGATCCTGGAGCGCGACTATGTCCGCGCCCGCTACATCCTGTGGAGCCTCAGCCAGTCGGACGCGGCGATGCGCGCCGCCCACGAGGAGACCTATGGGCGGCTGCGCCGGCGGCTGGAGGGCCTGCTGGCTGAGATCGCCGCCCGCAACGACAGCGCGATCGACCCGGTCGAGACGGCGCGTCTGTTGATGGCCCTGCTGAAAGGCGCCTGGGTCGAGTGGCTGGTGTCGCCCGAAGGCTGCGACCCGGAGCGCATCGTCGCGGGCTTCCTGCCGATGCTGGAGGACCGGCTGGCGCGCTGA
- a CDS encoding stimulus-sensing domain-containing protein, which yields MRLVADTEPARLEPEMRDLDEDAPRPRRPAARAKAEPAARRPRRWRNPFRSALTRRILAVNVLPLLILVGGLLFVGEYRKGLVQSELDALRTQAELIANALGEGTIDRPTAGEDVSLAIEAARHMVRRLVEPTGARARLFAADRSLVADTRVLSGPGGSIYIERLPPPEDDPPVLGAAGRVYGWIVGLLPDGEELPLYAERPVQSASDYVEVNRALEGEVMRMRRRDQFDRTILSVAVPVQRFKQVLGAVMLSTEDGAIQKAIRSVRFDILKVFAVALAITVLLSLYLGGTIVRPVLRLARAAERVKRGQGRPPEIPDIGRRNDEIADLAESLRTMTQVLWQRLNANERFAADVAHEIKNPLTSLRSAVETAARVKDADQQRRLMAIIQEDVGRLDRLITDISDASRLDAELSRDESEVVDVARLLDALAELHSTMEDGSGPAIRLDVARHQELTVVGLESRLGQVFRNLIANAVSFSPPGGTVTLKAVRQGAWVEAQVEDEGPGIPPDKLAAIFERFYSERPSGEKFGTHSGLGLSISKQIVEAHGGTIVAENRQAGGRITGARFVVRLPAGHG from the coding sequence ATGCGCCTCGTCGCCGACACCGAACCCGCCCGGCTGGAGCCGGAAATGCGTGATCTCGACGAGGACGCGCCGCGTCCCCGGCGTCCGGCCGCCCGCGCCAAGGCCGAGCCGGCCGCCCGTCGTCCGCGGCGCTGGCGCAACCCGTTCCGCTCGGCCCTGACGCGCCGCATCCTGGCGGTGAACGTGCTGCCGCTGCTGATCCTGGTGGGCGGGCTGCTGTTCGTCGGCGAGTATCGCAAGGGCCTGGTGCAGAGCGAGCTGGACGCCCTGCGGACCCAGGCCGAACTGATCGCCAATGCCCTGGGCGAGGGCACGATCGACCGCCCCACTGCCGGCGAGGACGTGTCGCTGGCGATCGAGGCCGCGCGCCACATGGTGCGCCGCCTGGTGGAGCCGACGGGCGCCCGCGCGCGCCTCTTCGCCGCCGACCGGTCGCTGGTGGCCGACACCCGCGTGCTGTCCGGGCCGGGTGGCAGCATCTATATCGAGCGCCTGCCGCCACCGGAGGACGATCCGCCCGTGCTGGGCGCGGCCGGCCGGGTCTATGGCTGGATCGTCGGGCTGCTGCCCGACGGCGAGGAGCTGCCGCTCTATGCCGAGCGACCGGTGCAGTCGGCATCGGACTATGTCGAGGTCAACCGGGCGCTGGAAGGCGAGGTCATGCGCATGCGCCGGCGCGACCAGTTCGACCGCACGATCCTGTCGGTTGCGGTGCCCGTGCAGCGTTTCAAGCAGGTGCTGGGCGCGGTCATGCTGTCGACCGAGGATGGGGCGATCCAGAAGGCGATCCGCTCGGTCCGGTTCGACATCCTGAAGGTGTTCGCGGTGGCGCTGGCGATCACCGTGCTGCTGTCGCTCTATCTGGGCGGGACGATCGTCCGCCCGGTGCTGCGCCTGGCGCGCGCGGCCGAGCGGGTGAAGCGCGGGCAGGGCCGCCCGCCCGAGATCCCCGACATCGGCCGGCGCAACGACGAGATCGCCGACCTGGCCGAATCCCTGCGCACCATGACCCAGGTGCTGTGGCAGCGCCTCAACGCCAACGAGCGCTTCGCGGCCGACGTGGCGCATGAGATCAAGAACCCGCTCACTTCTCTGCGCAGCGCGGTCGAGACGGCCGCCCGCGTCAAGGATGCCGACCAGCAGCGCCGCCTGATGGCGATCATCCAGGAGGATGTCGGCCGGCTGGACCGCCTGATCACCGACATCTCCGACGCCTCGCGCCTGGATGCCGAACTGTCGCGGGACGAGAGCGAGGTGGTGGACGTGGCCCGCCTGCTCGATGCCCTGGCCGAGCTGCATTCGACGATGGAGGACGGGTCCGGGCCTGCCATCCGCCTTGATGTCGCCCGCCACCAGGAACTGACGGTGGTCGGGCTGGAAAGCCGCCTGGGGCAGGTCTTCCGCAACCTCATCGCCAACGCCGTCTCGTTCAGCCCGCCGGGCGGCACCGTCACCCTGAAGGCAGTGCGCCAGGGTGCCTGGGTCGAGGCGCAGGTCGAGGACGAAGGCCCCGGAATCCCGCCCGACAAGCTGGCCGCGATCTTTGAGCGCTTCTACAGCGAGCGCCCGTCGGGCGAGAAGTTCGGCACCCACTCCGGCCTCGGCCTCAGCATCTCCAAGCAGATCGTCGAGGCCCATGGCGGTACGATCGTGGCGGAGAACCGCCAGGCCGGCGGCCGCATCACCGGAGCCCGCTTCGTCGTCCGCCTGCCTGCCGGCCACGGCTGA
- a CDS encoding response regulator transcription factor, whose translation MAHTIALVDDDRNILTSVSIALEAEGFTVRCYNDGAEALRGLTAQPVDLAVLDIKMPRMDGMELLSRLRKLTAMPVIFLTSKDDEVDEVLGLRMGADDYIKKPFSQRLLIERIRALLRRGEIAREPPDGEGEPAIHRGPLVLDPGRHACTWNGVDVTLTVTEFLLLKALAIRPGHVKNRDQLMDAAYGESIYVDDRTIDSHIKRLRKKFKIIDDDFAQIETLYGVGYRYREA comes from the coding sequence GTGGCTCACACCATCGCTCTCGTCGACGACGACCGGAACATCCTGACCTCGGTTTCCATCGCGCTGGAAGCCGAGGGCTTTACCGTGCGCTGCTACAATGACGGCGCCGAGGCGCTGCGCGGGCTGACGGCGCAGCCGGTCGACCTGGCCGTCCTCGACATCAAGATGCCGCGTATGGACGGGATGGAACTGCTGTCGCGCCTGCGCAAGCTGACGGCGATGCCGGTGATCTTCCTCACCTCCAAGGACGATGAGGTCGACGAGGTGCTGGGCCTGCGCATGGGGGCGGACGACTACATCAAGAAGCCGTTCTCCCAGCGCCTCCTGATCGAGCGGATCCGCGCCCTGCTGCGCCGTGGCGAGATCGCCCGCGAGCCGCCGGACGGGGAAGGCGAGCCCGCCATCCACCGGGGGCCACTGGTGCTCGACCCCGGCCGCCATGCCTGCACCTGGAACGGGGTCGACGTGACCCTGACGGTGACCGAGTTCCTGCTGCTGAAGGCGCTGGCGATCCGGCCGGGCCACGTCAAGAATCGCGACCAGCTCATGGATGCCGCCTACGGCGAAAGCATCTATGTCGACGACCGGACGATCGACAGCCACATCAAGCGCCTGCGCAAGAAGTTCAAGATCATCGACGACGACTTCGCCCAGATCGAGACGCTCTACGGCGTCGGCTACCGCTATCGCGAGGCCTGA